Proteins encoded in a region of the Bactrocera tryoni isolate S06 chromosome 4, CSIRO_BtryS06_freeze2, whole genome shotgun sequence genome:
- the LOC120774907 gene encoding zinc finger protein 681-like yields the protein MLKIVNAANNFGYNHSKSKCAEIHYQSSTFSILCIFCGLKTLAFSEFCEHFKKHCEEFTNELSDTEVLTFNIESNRTTNSNCKHDPLKLEAADIPNDSEVGLNILGTANQGTIIVEHKNDESLTVSQLFRRKPVFVGLQYNKNIVNNKIKEEDTGVNTKSTKTNLVDCSTYKRTSGHENTSESESDHTDSNHTESKANESIDWTKSYEPNLLKNSDKRPYKARNTPNMCTYCGKTFRRRLQLDTHLNIHTGSKPHQCEICGRQFRAVTTLARHRNTHQNRSDFCCKFCSKSFSRRAAMISHELRHTQERRVPCDECEKLFYTVNQMDTHKRKVHHMTDDASLPFQCNLCTNRYRSASMLSTHKLKKHYKTAKIFCDQCDKKFIDEAQLEAHKTIHKPTLKHNS from the exons ATGCTTAAAATCGTTAATGCTGCAAATAATTTCGGTTATAATCACTCAAAGTCCAAATGTGCCGAAATTCATTATCAATCTTCAACATTTTcgattttatgcattttctGTGGTTTGAAAACGCTTGCGTTTTCTGAATTCtgtgaacattttaaaaaacattgtGAAGAATTCACGAACGAATTGTCTGACACAGAAGTATTGACTTTTAATATTGAAAGCAACAGGACGACAAATTCCAATTGCAAGCACGATCCATTGAAATTAGAAGCCGCAGATATCCCAAATGATTCGGAAGTGGGATTAAACATTCTTGGGACAGCCAATCAAGGAACAATCATAGTAGAACATAAAAACGATGAAAGTCTTACTGTTAGTCAGTTGTTTCGGCGCAAACCAGTATTTGTGGGactacaatataataaaaatattgtgaacaacaaaataaaagagGAAGATACTGGT gTGAACACGAAATCTACTAAAACAAATTTGGTAGATTGTTCAACTTATAAACGGACTTCAGGTCATGAAAACACCAGTGAAAGCGAAAGTGATCATACAGATTCAAACCACACAGAAAGTAAGGCAAATGAAAGTATTGATTGGACGAAATCCTACGaaccaaatttgttaaaaaatagtgACAAACGTCCTTACAAAGCACGTAATACGCCAAATATGTGCACATATTGTGGTAAAACTTTTCGACGCCGTTTGCAGCTGGATACgcatttaaatatacacactGGTTCCAAACCACACCAATGTGAGATTTGCGGGCGTCAATTTCGTGCAGTAACAACATTAGCTCGTCATCGCAATACCCACCAAAATCGCTCCGATTTCTGCTGTAAGTTTTGTTCGAAGTCTTTTTCACGGCGAGCAGCAATGATAAGCCACGAATTGCGCCACACACAAGAGCGACGCGTACCATGCGACGAGTGTGAAAAGCTATTCTACACGGTTAATCAAATGGATACACATAAACGAAAAGTTCATCATATGACGGATGATGCATCCTTACCATTTCAATGTAATTTGTGCACAAATCGCTATCGCAGCGCCTCTATGTTAAGTACACATAAGTTAAAAAAACACtataaaacagcaaaaatattttgtgaccaaTGTGACAAAAAGTTCATTGATGAAGCTCAATTAGAGGCTCACAAAACTATACACAAACCAACTCTTAAACATAATTCTTAA
- the LOC120774909 gene encoding zinc finger protein OZF-like isoform X1 gives MLKALNRSQTFVQLVDKKCAEIFFRKENCFTIICTYCELKTFSFEEYLLHFKNVHLTTNNSLQSNANIETVEIKIEDGKDFEGTSNTEFITLTELQEVPFSNSTNLSSPFVVNDKITSDDLDEHNEWLNDEETFKTDEELSNQGSEYIPRILEPEPKKSLTTAEFICKECSKSYKFAKNLERHIKKCHSEELQYTCVRCKQNFKDERLLNAHLRKKHSGFPCGECEKVYSSKEALNIHQYKHTGVRGFHCSIDGCGKSFFNPKQLSMHTRYVHRLEKNFVCEICGFRTKGQPALIVHKRSHTGERPFVCNLCGKAFASKSLLCEHEPSHSNERPHVCDVCGRTFARPKALYHHKHLHLGVKKFVCKLCGRAFAQMAGLAGHMRQHKADNC, from the exons ATGCTTAAAGCGTTAAATAGATCTCAAACGTTCGTACAGTTGGTTGATAAAAAGTgtgctgaaatattttttcgcaaagaGAATTGTTTTACAATAATATGCACATATTGCGAATTAAAAACTTTCAGTTTCGAAGAGTATCTACTGCATTTCAAAAATGTGCATCTTACAACAAACAATTCATTACAAAGTAATGCAAATATTGAAACAGTGgaaataaaaatcgaagacgGCAAAGATTTCGAAGGAACTTCGAATACCGAGTTTATTACTCTAACAGAATTACAGGAAGTGCCTTTTTCTAATTCAACCAATTTATCCTCTCCTTTTGTTGTCAATGACAAAATAACCTCTGATGACTTAGATGAGCACAATGAATGGCTAAATGATGAAGAAACATTTAAAACTGATGAAGAACTAAGCAATCAGGGTTCTGAATATATACCAAGG ATACTCGAACCTGAGCCAAAAAAGAGTTTAACAACAGCGGAATTCATATGCAAGGAATGCTCTAAAAGttataaattcgcaaaaaactTAGAacgtcatataaaaaaatgtcataGTGAAGAATTACAATATACATGTGTTCGTTGTAAACAGAATTTTAAGGATGAGCGATTACTAAACGCACACCTTCGAAAAAAACATTCTGGATTTCCATGTGGTGAATGCGAGAAAGTATATTCTAGTAAAGAAGCTTTAAATATTCATCAATACAAGCACACTGGTGTACGAGGATTCCATTGTAGTATAGATGGCTGTGGCAAATCTTTTTTTAATCCAAAGCAGTTATCGATGCACACACGTTATGTCCatcgacttgaaaaaaattttgtatgtgaaATATGTGGATTTCGCACAAAAGGTCAACCTGCTTTAATTGTGCACAAGCGTTCGCACACTGGAGAAAGGCCATTCGTTTGTAATTTGTGTGGTAAGGCATTTGCTTCTAAATCGCTTTTATGTGAGCACGAACCATCGCATTCAAATGAGCGACCACATGTGTGCGATGTCTGTGGACGAACGTTTGCGCGACCAAAAGCACTGTATCATCATAAACATCTTCATTTGGGCGTAAAGAAATTTGTGTGTAAACTCTGTGGCCGTGCCTTTGCACAAATGGCTGGGCTTGCTGGTCATATGCGGCAACATAAAGCGGATAACTGTTAA
- the LOC120774909 gene encoding uncharacterized protein LOC120774909 isoform X2: MLKALNRSQTFVQLVDKKCAEIFFRKENCFTIICTYCELKTFSFEEYLLHFKNVHLTTNNSLQSNANIETVEIKIEDGKDFEGTSNTEFITLTELQEVPFSNSTNLSSPFVVNDKITSDDLDEHNEWLNDEETFKTDEELSNQGSEYIPR, translated from the exons ATGCTTAAAGCGTTAAATAGATCTCAAACGTTCGTACAGTTGGTTGATAAAAAGTgtgctgaaatattttttcgcaaagaGAATTGTTTTACAATAATATGCACATATTGCGAATTAAAAACTTTCAGTTTCGAAGAGTATCTACTGCATTTCAAAAATGTGCATCTTACAACAAACAATTCATTACAAAGTAATGCAAATATTGAAACAGTGgaaataaaaatcgaagacgGCAAAGATTTCGAAGGAACTTCGAATACCGAGTTTATTACTCTAACAGAATTACAGGAAGTGCCTTTTTCTAATTCAACCAATTTATCCTCTCCTTTTGTTGTCAATGACAAAATAACCTCTGATGACTTAGATGAGCACAATGAATGGCTAAATGATGAAGAAACATTTAAAACTGATGAAGAACTAAGCAATCAGGGTTCTGAATATATACCAAGG TAG
- the LOC120774908 gene encoding zinc finger protein 234-like, producing the protein MLKLLPSTTFDKTENAKCGEIFCHSSTEFIIICTLCELKAFDYQDFLLHCKNEHLEKGLLKTEEIFVEVAPHLTSNVKDEPIFEDTTAEAEFLDEHDFIISDEEKEKSDLRISQWSDNKSLSDDSDSDTENNFDDKDYIPPVHQRKRNKKREDQTESFKCEICSRIYKSSNYLRSHLAKIHNFESKKIATIQLQKCDECIEEFKTLRSLEEHCLSEHGGMKCMYCDKRCTSRTNQLRHMETHTHGTERRFVCDYENCKKSFFTRRQYQAHKRTHTKGKNFICDICGYSCRVPEMLKVHYRSHTGEKPYACDECGKCFVSKSAVREHKASHGTERPHECKVCGRSFARAKSLYHHNFLHLAEKKFKCKLCGQAYAQLAGLAGHMRRHREQGHC; encoded by the exons ATGCTCAAATTATTACCAAGCACAACATTTGACAAAACTGAAAATGCAAAATGTGGTGAAATTTTTTGTCACAGTTCAACGGAATTTATCATTATTTGCACACTGTGCGAACTCAAAGCATTCGACTACCAGGATTTCTTGCTTCACTGCAAGAATGAACACCTCGAAAAGGGCTTATTGAAAACAGAAGAAATATTTGTTGAAGTAGCACCACACCTGACTTCAAATGTGAAGGATGAACCAATTTTTGAAGATACTACAGCTGAAGCTGAATTTCTGGATGAGCACGACTTTATCATTTCGGATGAAGAAAAGGAAAAGTCAGACCTACGTATAAGTCAATGGAGTGACAATAAGTCATTATCTGATGATTCAGACAGTGATacggaaaataattttgatgacAAAGATTATATACCACCTGTACATCAACGAAAG CGAAACAAAAAGCGTGAAGATCAAACAGAGTCATTCAAATGTGAAATATGTTCCCGTATCTACAAAAGCTCCAATTATTTGCGTTCACATTTggcaaaaatacataattttgagAGTAAGAAAATAGCGACCATTCAACTTCAAAAATGTGATGAATGCATAGAAGAATTTAAAACATTACGAAGTTTAGAGGAGCATTGCCTTTCAGAACATGGTGGTATGAAATGTATGTATTGTGATAAACGATGTACATCGCGAACAAATCAGTTGCGACATATGGAAACTCATACACATGGAACGGAACGACGGTTCGTCTGCGATTATGAGAACTGTAAGAAAAGTTTCTTTACACGCCGTCAGTACCAAGCTCACAAACGCACCCATACAAAAGGAAAGAATTTCATATGTGACATATGTGGCTACTCGTGTCGAGTACCGGAAATGCTTAAAGTGCATTATCGTTCACATACAGGTGAGAAACCGTATGCTTGTGATGAATGCGGCAAATGTTTTGTATCTAAATCGGCAGTTAGAGAGCATAAAGCATCACATGGCACAGAGCGACCACATGAATGTAAAGTATGTGGACGCTCATTTGCAAGAGCAAAATCGCTATACCATCATAATTTTTTGCATCTCGCAGAAAAGAAGTTTAAATGCAAATTATGTGGACAAGCATATGCGCAGCTTGCGGGTTTAGCTGGTCATATGAGACGACACCGGGAGCAGGGCCATTGCTGA